One segment of Paramormyrops kingsleyae isolate MSU_618 chromosome 8, PKINGS_0.4, whole genome shotgun sequence DNA contains the following:
- the LOC111857009 gene encoding uncharacterized protein isoform X1, whose product MDVVCDGNAAAIGLCGLKKLGGTDGHVTALLPNGSVNHITEDQTNESSISCDVTTRINLTEDVSANESSYLLLHPDEESTLAEETAFPHPEVSADGAPTSQLPNGLPVCTPPSAVRPLTPPLQFSAHKPDTRQHHPASAANSPNSLKSSSRAVANERCAQCILSCLFCEVLTACSLLVQCLDCGQACEPLLQCCCTCESAECGLCGADTCLDYRQCLESPSGLEMCMECCSICFSA is encoded by the exons ATGGATGTGGTCTGTGATGGCAACGCTGCTGCCATTGGTCTATGTGGGCTCAAGAAACTGGGAGGCACAGATGGCCATGTGACAGCACTACTACCTAATGGATCTGTGAATCACATTACAG AAGACCAGACCAATGAGTCAAGTATAAGCTGTGATGTAACCACTAGGATCAATTTGACTGAGGATGTctcagccaatgagagctccTACCTGCTCCTTCATCCAGATGAGGAGTCCACCCTCGCAGAGGAAACAG CATTTCCACACCCTGAGGTTTCTGCTGACGGTGCTCCTACATCCCAGCTCCCGAATGGCCTGCCAGTCTGCACCCCACCGTCTGCGGTCCGACCCCTTACGCCCCCATTGCAGTTTTCCGCACACAAGCCAGACACGAGACAGCATCACCCAGCCTCTGCAGCAAACAGCCCCAACTCCCTTAAAAGCTCATCAAGAGCAGTGGCAAACG aaCGCTGTGCTCAATGCATTCTATCCTGCCTGTTCTGCGAGGTCCTGACAGCATGCTCCTTGCTGGTGCAGTGCCTGGACTGCGGCCAGGCCTGCGAGCCCCTGCTCCAGTGCTGCTGCACCTGTGAGAGCGCAGAATGCGGCTTGTGTGGGGCCGACACCTGCCtggactataggcagtgcttgGAGTCGCCCAGCGGCCTGGAGATGTGCATGgagtgctgctccatctgcttcAGTGCATAG
- the LOC111857009 gene encoding uncharacterized protein isoform X2, with protein sequence MDVVCDGNAAAIGLCGLKKLGGTDGHVTALLPNGSVNHITDQTNESSISCDVTTRINLTEDVSANESSYLLLHPDEESTLAEETAFPHPEVSADGAPTSQLPNGLPVCTPPSAVRPLTPPLQFSAHKPDTRQHHPASAANSPNSLKSSSRAVANERCAQCILSCLFCEVLTACSLLVQCLDCGQACEPLLQCCCTCESAECGLCGADTCLDYRQCLESPSGLEMCMECCSICFSA encoded by the exons ATGGATGTGGTCTGTGATGGCAACGCTGCTGCCATTGGTCTATGTGGGCTCAAGAAACTGGGAGGCACAGATGGCCATGTGACAGCACTACTACCTAATGGATCTGTGAATCACATTACAG ACCAGACCAATGAGTCAAGTATAAGCTGTGATGTAACCACTAGGATCAATTTGACTGAGGATGTctcagccaatgagagctccTACCTGCTCCTTCATCCAGATGAGGAGTCCACCCTCGCAGAGGAAACAG CATTTCCACACCCTGAGGTTTCTGCTGACGGTGCTCCTACATCCCAGCTCCCGAATGGCCTGCCAGTCTGCACCCCACCGTCTGCGGTCCGACCCCTTACGCCCCCATTGCAGTTTTCCGCACACAAGCCAGACACGAGACAGCATCACCCAGCCTCTGCAGCAAACAGCCCCAACTCCCTTAAAAGCTCATCAAGAGCAGTGGCAAACG aaCGCTGTGCTCAATGCATTCTATCCTGCCTGTTCTGCGAGGTCCTGACAGCATGCTCCTTGCTGGTGCAGTGCCTGGACTGCGGCCAGGCCTGCGAGCCCCTGCTCCAGTGCTGCTGCACCTGTGAGAGCGCAGAATGCGGCTTGTGTGGGGCCGACACCTGCCtggactataggcagtgcttgGAGTCGCCCAGCGGCCTGGAGATGTGCATGgagtgctgctccatctgcttcAGTGCATAG